In the genome of Cryptomeria japonica chromosome 8, Sugi_1.0, whole genome shotgun sequence, one region contains:
- the LOC131857343 gene encoding uncharacterized protein LOC131857343, whose product MQSMEKIQHRHVDIQGLKLHVAEIGSGPDVLLLHGFPEIWYTWRHQMIALADAGFHAIAPDFRGYGLSDQPSEIEKAGFVDLVEDLIGLLDAFSIQKVFVVSKDFGAMVAYFLDLLHPDRVRGMVVMGMPYRRPGPEYFAMDKLPRGFYIRHWQEPGRGLADFGRFDVETVVRNIYTLFSRSELPVAEEGKEIMDLYDPATPLPAWFTEDDLKMYSSLYEKSGFTFPLQVPYMAMKRNWGKLGEITDYTIRAPTLLILGTEDYSLKFPGTEAYLSGQVVNADVPNVDIKLIPEGGHFVQEQFPEEINKITIGFLNEHLQS is encoded by the exons ATGCAATCGATGGAGAAGATACAACACAGGCATGTTGATATCCAAGGACTCAAATTACATGTTGCTGAGATTGGTTCAG GTCCAGATGTTCTGCTATTGCATGGGTTTCCTGAAATCTGGTATACATGGCGTCATCAGATGATTGCGTTGGCGGATGCAGGATTTCATGCAATTGCTCCAGACTTCAGAGGCTATGGACTCTCTGACCAACCTTCTGAAATTGAAAAGGCCGGCTTTGTAGATCTTGTGGAAGACCTGATTGGTCTTCTTGATGCCTTTAGTATTCAGAAA GTATTTGTTGTGAGTAAGGACTTTGGAGCCATGGTCGCATATTTTCTCGATCTTCTGCACCCTGATCGAGTGAGAGGAATGGTAGTAATGGGTATGCCTTATAGAAGACCGGGTCCAGAATACTTTGCAATGGACAAGCTTCCACGAGGGTTTTATATCAGACATTGGCAG GAGCCTGGAAGGGGTTTGGCAGATTTTGGGCGTTTTGATGTAGAAACTGTAGTAAGGAATATATACACACTTTTCTCAAGAAGTGAACTGCCAGTGGCAGAGGAGGGTAAAGAGATCATGGACCTGTATGACCCTGCAACTCCATTGCCTGCTTGGTTTACTGAAGATGACCTCAAAATGTACTCAAGCTTATATGAGAAATCAGGATTTACTTTCCCTTTACAAGTTCCTTACATGGCTATGAAAAG AAACTGGGGAAAATTGGGGGAAATCACAGATTATACCATTCGAGCTCCCACCCTTCTGATCTTGGGCACCGaggattattctctaaaatttccAGGGACAGAAGCTTATCTTAGCGGGCAGGTGGTCAACGCTGATGTGCCCAACGTGGATATCAAATTGATTCCAGAAGGAGGCCATTTTGTTCAAGAGCAGTTCCCTGAGGAGATTAATAAGATTACCATTGGCTTTCTCAATGAGCATCTGCAATCTTGA